From Populus trichocarpa isolate Nisqually-1 chromosome 19, P.trichocarpa_v4.1, whole genome shotgun sequence, a single genomic window includes:
- the LOC7469831 gene encoding germin-like protein subfamily 1 member 13, with translation MRSVHFLLAFVLLTLASSIASASDPSPLQDFCVAINDPKAAVFVNGKFCKDPKLATANDFSFSGLNIPRDTGNRVGSNVTLLNVDQIPGLNTLGISLARIDYAPNGGLNPPHTHPRATEILVVVEGTLYVGFVTSNPDNRFISKVLYPGDVFVFPFGLIHFQLNIAKTPAVVFAGLSSQNPGTITIANAVFGSDPLINPDVLAKAFHLDIKIVNYLQKLFGGNSE, from the exons ATGAGAAGTGTTCATTTCCTACTAGCTTTTGTTCTCTTGACTCTGGCATCCTCAATTGCCTCTGCCTCTGACCCCAGTCCCCTTCAGGACTTCTGTGTAGCCATCAATGATCCCAAGGCTGCTG TGTTTGTAAATGGGAAATTCTGCAAGGACCCGAAGTTGGCGACAGCAAATGATTTCTCCTTTTCAGGACTCAACATTCCCAGAGACACAGGGAACCGAGTTGGATCAAATGTTACTCTCTTAAATGTAGATCAAATACCAGGGCTTAACACGCTCGGCATATCTTTGGCTCGCATTGACTATGCACCAAATGGTGGCTTAAACCCACCCCATACTCACCCTCGTGCCACAGAGATTCTAGTAGTCGTCGAAGGCACACTCTATGTTGGATTTGTCACATCAAACCCAGATAATCGTTTCATCAGCAAAGTCTTATACCCTGgagatgtttttgtgtttccatTTGGCCTCATTCACTTCCAACTCAATATTGCCAAAACCCCTGCAGTTGTCTTTGCTGGTTTAAGCAGCCAAAATCCTGGTACTATTACAATAGCAAATGCAGTGTTCGGGTCCGATCCTCTCATCAATCCTGATGTTCTTGCCAAGGCCTTCCATTTGGACATCAAGATAGTGAACTATCTTCAGAAACTGTTTGGAGGAAACAGTGAGTGA